In a single window of the Nicotiana tomentosiformis chromosome 8, ASM39032v3, whole genome shotgun sequence genome:
- the LOC104109994 gene encoding uncharacterized protein: MALKLHHCHLQHLTSTPPKFTSASLLLLNFQTLSASKVNGSITRVKSQRISSRPSKRRHILSASLSPLDLTEENINQVLEDAKAELAQLFDTSVGITGKAELAEVDGPYVKLRLSGKFWHKRSTVVARLGNYLKQRIPEILEVDIEDEKQLDDSPANF; this comes from the exons atggCACTGAAACTTCACCACTGCCATTTACAACACTTAACTTCAACACCACCTAAATTCACTTCTGCTTCGCTTTTACTACTAAATTTTCAGACACTATCTGCTTCTAAGGTAAATGGAAGCATAACAAGGGTAAAAAGTCAAAGAATATCATCAAGACCAAGTAAAAGAAGGCATATATTATCAGCTTCACTTTCACCTCTTGATTTGACAGAAGAAAATATCAATCAAGTCTTAGAAGATGCTAAGGCTGAG TTGGCACAACTTTTTGATACTTCAGTTGGGATAACAG GGAAAGCAGAACTAGCAGAAGTGGATGGACCTTATGTGAAGCTTAGACTAAGTGGCAAGTTTTGGCATAAACGTTCTACTGTTGTAGCAAGACTTGGCAATTACTTGAAGCAAAGAATTCCA gAAATATTAGAGGTGGATATAGAAGATGAGAAACAGTTGGATGATAGCCCTGCAAACTTTTGA
- the LOC104120058 gene encoding pentatricopeptide repeat-containing protein At2g13420, mitochondrial-like, whose translation MKQARSLFFSKTKTKTLFACLHFLRFLCCSEVNRRPPSLPQLEPSNDADLISQVLVQHRNPFHAMESSLQLHGISLTPFLVHQTLLRLKNSSKIALSFFQYSQSHPSYSLDSNTLNLLIDILCKVHQFDVAWQIIILMEQKCIKPNFTTFYLLIRRLISAGLTRQAIRAFSEMHIFMDEESEEQVWKSYFCYLLDTLCKYGYVKVATQVFNKEKWRLELNCKIYTILIYGWCKVKNIDMARRFLEEMLEKGIHPNVVSYNVLLNGICRRASLHPEGRFEQVIREAEKVFDEMTERGVEPDVTSYSVLLHVYSRAHKPELLLDKLRIMRRKGICPNIVTYSSVIKCLCSCGRIEDAELLLEQMVSNGVTPTSATYNCFFKEYKGRKDVDGALRLYEKMKQGSLCPPNVSTYNILLGMLLKLGRIGLARDIWEDMKASGAGPDLDSYTLLVHGFCEKQKWKTACEFFMEMIEKGFLPHKVTFETLYRGLIQSNMLRTWRRLKKRLDEETITFGSEFENYHLKPYRR comes from the coding sequence ATGAAACAAGCCCGTTCTCTCTTCTTctccaaaaccaaaaccaaaacccTATTCGCTTGTCTCCATTTCCTCCGCTTTTTGTGTTGTTCAGAAGTGAATCGACGGCCGCCGTCACTGCCGCAATTGGAACCCTCAAACGACGCCGACTTGATTTCCCAAGTGCTCGTCCAACACCGCAATCCATTTCACGCCATGGAATCTTCTCTTCAGCTCCACGGAATTTCTCTCACCCCTTTCCTTGTCCATCAAACCCTTCTTCGCCTAAAAAACTCTTCCAAAATTGCCCTCTCCTTTTTCCAGTATTCCCAGTCACATCCCAGTTACTCCCTCGACTCCAACACTTTGAATCTCCTCATCGACATTCTATGCAAAGTCCACCAGTTCGATGTTGCGTGGCAGATTATTATCCTAATGGAACAGAAATGCATTAAACCCAACTTCACTACTTTCTATTTGTTGATCCGTAGGCTTATTTCTGCTGGTTTGACCCGTCAAGCCATTCGGGCATTCAGTGAAATGCATATATTTATGGATGAAGAAAGTGAAGAGCAAGTGTGGAAGTCGTATTTTTGTTATCTTCTTGATACTCTTTGTAAATATGGATATGTTAAAGTGGCTACTCAAGTGTTCAATAAGGAGAAGTGGAGATTGGAGCTCAATTGTAAGATTTATACCATTCTCATATATGGTTGGTGTAAGGTGAAGAATATAGATATGGCTAGGAGGTTTCTAGAAGAGATGTTGGAGAAGGGAATTCATCCGAACGTGGTGAGTTACAATGTGTTGTTGAATGGGATTTGCAGGAGAGCGAGTTTGCATCCTGAGGGAAGATTTGAGCAGGTAATTAGGGAAGCAGAGAAGGTGTTTGATGAAATGACTGAACGAGGTGTGGAACCGGATGTGACCAGCTATTCTGTACTCCTTCATGTCTATAGCCGGGCTCATAAGCCGGAGTTATTACTTGATAAATTAAGGATTATGAGACGCAAAGGGATATGCCCGAATATTGTGACATATAGCTCAGTCATCAAGTGCCTCTGCTCTTGTGGTAGGATTGAAGATGCTGAGCTTTTACTCGAGCAAATGGTTTCTAATGGAGTGACTCCCACATCCGCAACTTACAATTGCTTCTTTAAAGAGTACAAAGGGAGGAAGGATGTCGATGGTGCATTGAGGTTGTACGAGAAAATGAAGCAGGGTTCCCTCTGCCCACCTAACGTGAGTACGTATAATATATTGTTAGGGATGCTATTGAAATTGGGTCGAATAGGGCTGGCCAGAGATATTTGGGAAGATATGAAGGCGTCTGGAGCAGGGCCTGATTTAGATTCATATACATTGTTGGTTCATGGATTTTGCGAGAAACAAAAATGGAAAACGGCCTGTGAATTCTTTATGGAAATGATAGAAAAAGGATTTTTGCCGCACAAGGTGACCtttgagacactttatagaggctTAATACAATCCAATATGTTGAGAACCTGGAGAAGGTTAAAGAAAAGGCTTGACGAGGAAACAATAACTTTTGGTTCAGAATTCGAAAATTATCACCTCAAGCCTTATAGAAGGTGA
- the LOC104120060 gene encoding CASP-like protein 2A1, whose translation MRSPQGLEDENGSNSSMQRAETMLRLLPMALCVVALVIMLKNSQTNDFGSLSYSDLGIFRYLVHANGIGAAYSLLSAIVVAVPRPTTMPKAWTFFLLEQILTYVILAAGAASTEVVYLAYKGDTAVTWSETCGSFGGFCRKATESVAITFIVGLCYVGISRISSYRLFSKYDASIGDYKNKGGIEIATY comes from the exons ATGAGGTCACCACAAGGCCTAGAGGATGAAAATGGAAGCAATAGCAGCATGCAAAGAGCTGAGACAATGCTGCGACTGCTGCCCATGGCACTATGTGTAGTGGCTCTTGTAATCATGCTCAAGAACTCCCAAACCAATGACTTTGGTTCCCTTTCTTACTCTGATCTAGGAATCTTCAG G taccttgtacatgcaaatggAATTGGTGCAGCTTATTCCCTTCTATCAGCTATAGTAGTAGCCGTTCCTCGTCCTACAACTATGCCTAAAGCCTGGACATTCTTCCTCCTTGAACAG ATCTTGACATACGTAATATTGGCTGCTGGAGCTGCATCGACTGAGGTGGTTTATTTGGCGTATAAAGGCGATACGGCTGTTACATGGAGTGAAACATGCGGTTCATTCGGAGGTTTCTGCAGAAAGGCAACAGAATCTGTGGCCATTACATTTATTGTAGGCCTTTGTTATGTAGGGATTTCTCGGATTTCATCTTACAGACTTTTCAGCAAATATGATGCATCAATTGGGGACTATAAGAACAAGGGAGGAATTGAAATAGCTACTTATTGA
- the LOC104120059 gene encoding DNA-directed RNA polymerases II, IV and V subunit 12 produces the protein MDSQPVEPVSYICGDCGQENTLKPGDVIQCRECGYRILYKKRTRRIVQYEAR, from the exons ATGGATTCTCAACCTGTTGAGCCAGTCAGCTACATCTGCGGAG ATTGTGGACAGGAGAATACCCTAAAGCCCGGTGATGTGATACAGTGCCGTGAATGTGGTTATCGTATTCTCTACAAGAAACGAACCCGCAGAA TTGTGCAGTATGAAGCTCGGTGA